A genomic region of Candidatus Bipolaricaulota bacterium contains the following coding sequences:
- a CDS encoding diphosphate--fructose-6-phosphate 1-phosphotransferase yields MKNVLIAMGGGPTPVINNSLRGVIDGCRSFPDKFGRVFGAWHGILGVLREELIDLSAQDPEEIAHLRTTPASGAIGTARYKLTHAEDLTRIIEVIRAHDIGYFFPIGGNDTQEVGFKVAEAARESGYDLQVIGVPKTIDNDLGDPEMRSIDHTPGYGSVARYWAWSVQCLEEENRGSAPADPVLIAQAMGRRVGFVPAAARLADPDRETPLLILLAEAGLTLGEITDAVADTVRRHGRALVVASEGLSLGEIGSRRDSFGHAAFSSSATTVAQLLVNHLNEVGLPARGLARGQVPGTAQRDAILYASPIDLDEAYGVGATAAELAAAGKSGVMVTIVRASGTAYRASYGTIELSAVAGKDRPFPAEWIAPSKLDVTDGFVRYARPLLGDDPVAVPVVAGRLRFARIERKFVPKKCADYVPAAYRE; encoded by the coding sequence ATGAAGAACGTATTGATCGCGATGGGCGGCGGTCCGACTCCGGTGATCAACAACTCCCTGCGCGGGGTGATCGACGGCTGCCGCAGCTTCCCGGACAAGTTCGGAAGGGTGTTCGGAGCATGGCACGGGATCCTCGGTGTCCTGCGCGAGGAGCTGATCGACCTCTCGGCCCAGGATCCCGAGGAGATCGCGCACCTGCGCACTACCCCGGCGTCCGGGGCGATCGGGACCGCCCGCTACAAGCTGACCCACGCTGAGGACCTGACGCGGATCATCGAGGTGATCCGCGCCCACGACATCGGCTACTTCTTCCCGATCGGGGGGAACGACACCCAGGAGGTGGGATTCAAGGTGGCGGAGGCGGCGCGCGAGTCCGGGTACGACCTGCAAGTGATCGGGGTCCCGAAGACGATCGACAACGACCTCGGCGATCCGGAGATGAGATCGATCGACCACACCCCGGGCTACGGCTCGGTCGCCCGCTATTGGGCGTGGAGCGTGCAGTGCCTGGAGGAGGAGAACCGCGGTTCTGCCCCGGCCGATCCAGTGCTCATCGCTCAGGCGATGGGACGCCGGGTTGGGTTCGTCCCGGCGGCGGCGCGACTCGCCGATCCCGACCGGGAGACGCCCCTGCTGATCCTCCTCGCCGAGGCCGGGCTCACCCTCGGGGAGATAACCGACGCGGTCGCCGACACCGTCCGCCGCCATGGCCGGGCGCTCGTCGTCGCCTCCGAGGGATTGTCGCTGGGGGAGATCGGATCGCGGCGCGACTCGTTCGGGCACGCGGCGTTCTCCTCGTCCGCCACCACGGTGGCGCAGCTCCTGGTGAACCACTTAAACGAGGTCGGCCTGCCGGCGCGCGGCCTCGCCCGCGGACAGGTCCCGGGGACCGCCCAGCGCGACGCGATCCTCTACGCATCGCCGATCGACCTGGACGAGGCGTACGGCGTCGGAGCGACGGCGGCCGAGCTGGCCGCGGCCGGGAAAAGCGGGGTGATGGTGACGATCGTCCGCGCGTCGGGAACCGCGTACCGGGCGAGCTACGGAACGATCGAGCTGTCTGCGGTGGCGGGGAAGGATCGCCCGTTCCCCGCGGAGTGGATCGCTCCGTCCAAGCTCGACGTGACCGACGGGTTCGTCCGCTACGCTCGACCGCTCCTCGGCGACGATCCGGTGGCGGTACCGGTGGTCGCGGGCCGGCTCCGGTTCGCCCGGATCGAGCGGAAATTCGTCCCGAAGAAGTGCGCAGACTACGTCCCGGCGGCGTACCGGGAGTAG
- a CDS encoding HAD family hydrolase: MDYRERLNEFKPSAEHLVCIDSDGCAFDTMGIKQRECFCPWMIAYFGLQPVAQAARECKEFADLFSKTRGANRHITIKRILTELLPSHPQVRERGFTVPSYPHYFAWVDDQNSLLSNEGLKQAIATAESDAARKELEHVLAWSERVNWAVKEIVRGIPPFPYVRESLERLAGKADMIVVSATPIEALEREWAEHGIARYTALICGQEMGTKTEQIAAVAPHYPAGHVLMIGDAPGDMRAAKANGALFFPIIPGEETAAWKLFYDEGLDRFLAGTYAGEYEDRLIERFEAALPVEPPWEVKDEG; this comes from the coding sequence ATGGACTATCGTGAGCGACTGAACGAGTTTAAACCGAGCGCGGAACATCTTGTGTGCATCGATTCCGACGGCTGCGCGTTCGATACGATGGGGATCAAGCAGCGGGAGTGCTTCTGCCCGTGGATGATCGCCTACTTCGGGCTGCAGCCGGTGGCCCAAGCGGCACGGGAGTGCAAGGAGTTCGCCGATCTCTTCTCCAAGACGCGGGGGGCGAACCGCCACATCACGATCAAGCGGATCCTGACCGAGCTCCTTCCCTCCCACCCCCAGGTGCGGGAGCGCGGGTTCACCGTCCCCAGCTATCCCCACTACTTCGCATGGGTGGATGATCAGAACAGCCTCCTATCCAACGAGGGGCTGAAACAGGCGATCGCCACGGCGGAGAGCGACGCTGCGCGGAAGGAGCTGGAGCACGTCCTCGCCTGGTCGGAGCGGGTGAACTGGGCGGTGAAGGAGATCGTGCGGGGGATTCCGCCGTTTCCCTACGTGCGCGAGTCGCTGGAGCGGCTCGCCGGCAAGGCGGACATGATTGTCGTCTCCGCCACTCCGATCGAGGCGCTCGAGCGGGAGTGGGCCGAGCACGGGATCGCGCGTTACACCGCGCTCATCTGCGGTCAGGAGATGGGAACGAAGACCGAGCAGATCGCGGCGGTCGCCCCGCACTACCCCGCCGGACACGTGCTCATGATCGGGGACGCGCCGGGCGACATGCGGGCGGCCAAGGCGAACGGAGCGCTGTTCTTCCCGATCATTCCTGGCGAGGAGACCGCCGCGTGGAAGCTGTTCTACGATGAAGGGTTGGACCGGTTCCTCGCGGGGACCTACGCCGGGGAGTACGAGGATCGGTTGATCGAGCGGTTCGAGGCGGCGCTGCCGGTCGAGCCGCCGTGGGAGGTGAAAGATGAAGGCTGA
- the gndA gene encoding NADP-dependent phosphogluconate dehydrogenase, translating to MKADFGVIGMAVMGQNLALNVESRGYTVAVYNRTKARTEEFVREKANGKRIVPTYSLEEFVNALSTPRKLILMVKAGAPTDAVLEQLFPLLSPGDVVIDGGNAHYADTERRIAQAQERGLRYLGTGISGGEEGALHGPAIMAGGDPEGYKLVEEILTKIAAVGPEGPCCAYFGPGSAGHYVKMVHNGIEYAIMETIAEAYDIMSRGLGMTAAEMADVFGEWNQGELSSYLFEITEKILRKVDPDTGKPLVDVILDTAAQKGTGKWSSQSALDLGTPAPTIAMAVFARIISALKDERVNAAPVLPGPDPRLGLDLDDLHSAVYLTVLSAYAQGFRQLRDASRERGYNLDLSAAARVWMAGCIIRAQVLTTIGKVLREEPELPNLFLVEPFTAAWSDGHVGMRQVVNAAHAHGIPVPAMDSALDFLDGYRSPRLPANLIQAQRDFFGAHTYKRIDREGTFHTQWEEG from the coding sequence ATGAAGGCTGATTTCGGCGTTATCGGAATGGCGGTGATGGGGCAGAACCTGGCCCTGAACGTGGAGAGCCGCGGGTACACGGTCGCGGTGTACAACCGGACGAAGGCGCGCACCGAGGAGTTCGTGCGCGAGAAGGCGAACGGAAAGAGGATCGTTCCTACCTACTCATTGGAGGAGTTCGTGAATGCGCTGTCGACGCCGCGCAAGCTGATCCTGATGGTCAAGGCGGGCGCCCCGACCGACGCGGTTTTGGAACAGCTGTTTCCCCTCCTCTCTCCGGGGGATGTGGTGATCGACGGGGGAAACGCCCACTACGCCGACACCGAGCGGCGGATCGCCCAGGCACAGGAACGCGGCCTGCGCTACCTGGGAACCGGGATCTCCGGGGGCGAGGAGGGGGCGCTCCACGGTCCGGCGATCATGGCCGGGGGAGATCCTGAGGGATACAAGCTCGTGGAGGAGATCCTGACCAAGATCGCCGCCGTTGGCCCGGAGGGGCCGTGCTGTGCCTACTTCGGTCCGGGGTCGGCCGGGCACTACGTGAAGATGGTGCACAACGGGATCGAGTACGCGATCATGGAGACGATCGCCGAGGCGTACGACATCATGTCCCGTGGATTGGGGATGACCGCCGCGGAGATGGCGGACGTGTTCGGGGAGTGGAACCAGGGTGAGCTCTCCTCGTACCTGTTCGAGATCACGGAGAAGATCCTCCGCAAGGTCGATCCGGACACCGGAAAACCGCTCGTCGACGTGATCCTGGATACAGCCGCCCAGAAGGGGACGGGCAAGTGGTCGAGCCAGTCTGCGCTCGATCTCGGGACTCCGGCTCCGACGATCGCGATGGCGGTGTTCGCCCGCATCATCTCGGCGCTCAAGGACGAGCGAGTCAATGCGGCTCCGGTTCTGCCCGGGCCCGACCCGCGTTTGGGACTCGACCTCGACGATCTTCACTCTGCGGTGTATCTCACTGTCCTTTCCGCGTACGCGCAGGGGTTCCGCCAGCTGCGCGATGCGTCGCGCGAGCGCGGCTATAATCTTGATCTGTCTGCCGCGGCGCGGGTGTGGATGGCGGGATGCATCATCCGCGCTCAGGTCCTCACCACGATCGGAAAGGTGCTGCGGGAGGAGCCCGAGCTTCCGAACCTGTTCCTCGTCGAACCGTTCACCGCGGCGTGGAGTGACGGTCACGTCGGGATGCGCCAGGTAGTGAACGCCGCGCACGCCCACGGGATTCCGGTTCCGGCGATGGACTCCGCCCTCGATTTCCTTGACGGCTACCGCAGTCCGCGCCTGCCGGCGAACCTGATCCAGGCCCAGCGCGACTTCTTCGGCGCCCACACCTACAAGCGGATCGACCGGGAAGGGACGTTCCACACCCAGTGGGAGGAGGGATGA
- a CDS encoding DUF2088 domain-containing protein, giving the protein MILDYAPGRPVTAAEIREVLPDGLAKVDVAGKRVLVIIPDNTRTLPMPALFETIAGSLSPRAAEVTFLIALGTHPPLTADELLRHLGPRMSDFPNVRVIQHEWDNPRALTQVGTITQEEMEEISHGLLVEEVPITINRAVLEHDLVIILGPVFPHEVVGFSGGHKYFFPGVSGPDMVHQSHWLGALITNPKVNGNKETPVRAMIERAAAFVTTPQVGISLVMHGHDLMGMFIGEVEEAWSRAADLSAELNIVWVDHPFHTVISMAPPMYWELWTAGKCMYKLEPVVADEGKLIIYAPNLREISVTHGTLIRQVGYHTRDYFLGQWERFKDVPRAILAHSTHVRGIGTYRDGIEHDRIEVILATGIPEEICREINLGYIDPAAIDPDEYVGREDEGILVVPNAGEMLYRLADGTVPDIDKL; this is encoded by the coding sequence ATGATCCTCGACTATGCACCGGGCCGGCCGGTGACCGCGGCCGAGATCAGGGAGGTGCTCCCGGACGGGCTCGCCAAGGTGGATGTGGCGGGAAAGCGCGTTTTGGTCATCATCCCGGACAACACCCGCACCCTGCCGATGCCGGCCCTGTTCGAGACGATCGCCGGATCGCTCTCCCCCCGCGCCGCCGAGGTCACGTTCCTCATCGCTCTCGGTACCCATCCTCCGCTCACCGCGGACGAGCTTCTCCGCCACCTCGGGCCGCGGATGAGCGACTTCCCGAACGTGCGCGTCATCCAACACGAATGGGACAACCCGCGTGCCCTGACACAAGTCGGGACGATAACCCAAGAGGAGATGGAGGAGATCTCCCACGGCCTTCTGGTCGAGGAGGTGCCGATCACTATCAACCGGGCGGTGCTCGAGCACGATCTGGTGATCATCCTCGGCCCGGTCTTTCCGCACGAGGTGGTCGGGTTCTCCGGCGGTCACAAGTACTTCTTCCCTGGGGTATCCGGACCGGATATGGTCCATCAGTCGCACTGGCTCGGGGCGCTGATCACCAACCCCAAGGTGAACGGAAACAAGGAGACGCCGGTGCGGGCGATGATCGAGCGGGCGGCCGCGTTCGTCACCACCCCACAGGTCGGGATATCGCTCGTGATGCACGGCCACGACCTGATGGGGATGTTCATCGGGGAGGTGGAAGAGGCGTGGTCGCGGGCGGCCGATCTATCGGCTGAGCTCAACATCGTGTGGGTCGATCACCCGTTCCACACCGTGATCTCCATGGCCCCGCCGATGTACTGGGAGCTGTGGACGGCGGGCAAGTGCATGTACAAGCTCGAGCCGGTCGTCGCCGATGAGGGAAAGCTGATCATCTACGCCCCCAACCTGCGCGAGATCTCGGTGACGCACGGAACCCTCATCCGCCAGGTCGGCTACCACACCCGCGACTACTTCCTCGGGCAATGGGAGCGGTTCAAGGACGTGCCGCGGGCGATCCTCGCCCATTCCACCCACGTGCGCGGAATCGGAACCTATCGGGATGGGATCGAGCACGACCGGATCGAGGTGATCCTCGCCACCGGGATCCCAGAGGAGATCTGCCGCGAGATCAATCTCGGGTACATCGATCCGGCTGCGATCGATCCGGACGAGTACGTGGGCCGCGAGGACGAGGGGATCCTCGTTGTCCCCAATGCCGGCGAGATGCTCTACCGCCTCGCCGACGGGACGGTCCCGGACATTGATAAATTGTAG
- a CDS encoding DUF296 domain-containing protein, with amino-acid sequence MIKAEHENELMVRFKDGEVLPDGLVELGVSSGVIVNGVGMLRDLELGYWDGEKYVIERISEPVELLSLQGNIGERDGETMVHAHVTVAKKGGAAYGGHILRGTVNNTAEVFIYRLDRIRLVRKVEETGLAGLYPETG; translated from the coding sequence ATGATCAAGGCCGAACACGAGAACGAACTGATGGTGAGGTTTAAAGACGGAGAGGTCCTTCCCGACGGGTTGGTCGAGCTCGGGGTGAGCTCCGGAGTGATCGTAAACGGGGTCGGGATGCTGCGCGACCTCGAACTCGGGTATTGGGACGGGGAGAAGTACGTGATCGAGCGGATTTCCGAGCCGGTCGAGCTTCTCAGTCTCCAGGGCAACATCGGGGAGCGGGACGGGGAGACGATGGTCCACGCTCATGTAACGGTGGCGAAGAAGGGCGGGGCGGCGTACGGCGGACACATCCTGCGAGGGACGGTGAACAACACCGCCGAGGTGTTCATCTACCGACTGGACCGGATCCGGCTGGTGCGGAAGGTAGAGGAGACCGGGCTCGCTGGCCTCTACCCGGAAACGGGCTGA
- a CDS encoding adenylosuccinate synthase, with protein MATAVLGMQWGDEGKGKITHLLARDAAMVVRFNGGPNAGHTVIDRGVKFGTHQVPAGAFYPGTVSVLASGMVIDMRVLREEYDAISAHLGSRPEIIIAENAHLILPYHPLLEELEGSGKAIGTTRRGIGPAYRDRAARVGIRAGDLLAPDRLRARLARRIELLVRSWPDAPAVSALDPEKMATELIEVAAPFLPSIGDAAGAIRAALARGEEVLFEGAQGTLLDVDFGTYPYVTSSSTTFAGLPGAIGVPNPQIARRIGVAKAYTTRVGAGPFPTEIAGKLGEELQKKGGEFGVTTGRPRRCGWLDLVGLRHAVALNDPTALAITKLDVLSGLDEIKVCRAYRIDGEETTRFPLSVEDLSRCTPVYATLPGWREDLRSVRSPDELPRAARDYLEFISDALGVPIGIVSVGPAPEETIAL; from the coding sequence ATGGCGACTGCGGTCCTTGGGATGCAGTGGGGAGACGAGGGGAAGGGGAAGATCACCCACCTCCTCGCCCGCGATGCGGCGATGGTGGTCCGGTTCAACGGCGGGCCGAACGCCGGCCACACGGTGATCGATCGGGGAGTGAAGTTCGGGACCCATCAGGTGCCGGCCGGGGCGTTCTATCCCGGGACGGTCTCCGTCCTCGCGAGTGGGATGGTGATCGACATGCGGGTGTTGCGGGAGGAGTACGACGCGATCTCTGCCCACCTGGGATCCCGTCCGGAGATCATCATCGCGGAGAACGCTCACCTCATCCTTCCCTATCACCCCCTGCTCGAGGAGCTGGAGGGGAGCGGCAAGGCGATCGGGACGACCCGCCGCGGGATCGGCCCGGCCTACCGGGATCGGGCGGCGCGGGTCGGGATCCGCGCCGGCGACCTCCTCGCTCCGGACAGGTTGCGGGCCAGGCTCGCACGGCGGATCGAGCTTCTCGTGCGCTCCTGGCCGGACGCCCCCGCGGTGTCCGCCCTCGATCCGGAGAAGATGGCAACTGAGCTGATCGAGGTTGCGGCGCCGTTCCTCCCGTCCATCGGGGATGCCGCCGGTGCGATCCGCGCGGCGCTCGCCCGCGGGGAGGAGGTCCTGTTCGAGGGGGCGCAGGGGACGCTGCTCGACGTCGATTTCGGCACCTACCCGTACGTCACCTCGTCGTCGACCACGTTCGCCGGGCTCCCCGGCGCGATCGGGGTTCCCAACCCGCAGATTGCCCGGAGGATCGGGGTGGCCAAGGCGTACACGACCCGGGTGGGGGCCGGTCCGTTCCCGACCGAGATCGCCGGAAAACTCGGGGAGGAGCTGCAGAAGAAGGGCGGGGAGTTCGGAGTGACGACCGGACGGCCGCGGCGCTGCGGTTGGCTCGATCTCGTCGGGCTGCGTCACGCCGTCGCCCTGAACGATCCGACCGCCCTGGCGATCACCAAGCTCGACGTCCTGTCCGGCCTGGACGAGATCAAGGTCTGTCGCGCCTACCGGATCGACGGTGAGGAGACGACCCGGTTCCCGCTCTCCGTCGAGGATCTCTCCCGCTGTACGCCGGTCTATGCCACCCTCCCCGGTTGGCGGGAGGATCTGCGGTCGGTGCGGTCGCCGGACGAGCTACCGCGGGCGGCGCGGGATTACCTCGAGTTCATCTCCGATGCCCTCGGGGTTCCGATCGGGATCGTATCGGTCGGGCCCGCGCCGGAGGAGACGATCGCCCTATGA